A part of Actinomycetes bacterium genomic DNA contains:
- the cpaB gene encoding Flp pilus assembly protein CpaB produces MGRRTILLVAALLVAALGTGLVFLYARGADQRAAAGQQLVKVLFAKSQISAGTTGSSAAESGALEPREVAQNSVAKGALSDITAVAALVALSPIFPGEQILQQQFGPAGSQSTLPIPAGKIAVSVQLGDPERVAGFVSNGSEVSVFATISSGTAAAQTSVTQILLPRVTVVGVGNTTTVTKTTTDSSGQQNSEQIPRTILTLALTQQEATKIIYATQQGQLYFALLTPDSKVSPGGAVTSTNVFG; encoded by the coding sequence ATGGGACGCAGAACGATCCTGCTCGTGGCCGCGCTACTTGTCGCGGCACTGGGAACCGGCCTGGTGTTCCTCTACGCCCGAGGAGCCGACCAGCGCGCAGCAGCCGGGCAACAGCTGGTCAAGGTACTCTTCGCCAAGTCCCAGATCTCCGCCGGTACGACGGGCTCCTCGGCTGCCGAAAGCGGGGCACTTGAACCGCGCGAGGTGGCCCAGAACTCGGTCGCAAAAGGAGCCCTGAGTGACATCACCGCGGTGGCAGCCCTGGTGGCCCTGTCTCCGATCTTCCCTGGCGAGCAGATCCTCCAGCAGCAGTTCGGTCCTGCCGGCTCGCAGAGCACGCTGCCGATCCCAGCCGGGAAGATCGCGGTGAGCGTCCAGCTGGGCGACCCGGAGCGGGTAGCCGGGTTCGTGAGCAACGGGTCCGAGGTCTCGGTTTTCGCAACCATCTCGTCCGGAACCGCCGCGGCCCAAACCAGCGTCACCCAGATCCTGCTCCCCCGGGTGACCGTCGTCGGGGTCGGCAACACGACCACGGTGACCAAGACCACGACCGACTCCAGCGGGCAGCAGAACTCAGAGCAGATCCCGCGGACGATCCTCACCCTGGCCCTCACCCAGCAGGAGGCCACCAAGATCATCTACGCCACCCAACAGGGTCAGCTGTACTTCGCCCTGCTCACCCCGGACTCCAAGGTCAGCCCCGGTGGAGCCGTCACCTCAACAAACGTGTTTGGCTGA